One window from the genome of Gemmatimonadota bacterium encodes:
- a CDS encoding RidA family protein, whose amino-acid sequence MPDHPDGLVPVSTEKAPGAIGPYSQAIVADGWVFCSGQIPIDPATGELGKGSVAEQTDRALRNLAEVLRAAGSSLQGVVKTTVFLSDMNTFAEMNDVYARHFGDHRPARAAVQAAALPKFCDVEIECVARVRRRG is encoded by the coding sequence ATGCCTGACCATCCCGACGGCCTGGTTCCGGTCAGCACCGAGAAGGCCCCGGGGGCCATCGGACCCTACTCGCAGGCCATCGTCGCGGACGGCTGGGTCTTCTGCTCCGGCCAGATCCCGATCGACCCGGCTACCGGAGAGCTGGGGAAAGGCTCGGTGGCCGAACAGACCGACCGGGCGCTCCGCAACCTCGCGGAAGTCCTGCGAGCGGCCGGTTCGTCCCTCCAGGGAGTGGTCAAGACCACGGTCTTTCTCTCGGACATGAACACCTTCGCCGAGATGAACGACGTCTATGCGCGCCACTTCGGCGACCACCGTCCGGCGCGGGCAGCCGTCCAGGCGGCGGCGCTTCCGAAGTTCTGCGACGTCGAAATAGAGTGTGTCGCCCGGGTTCGAAGGCGGGGTTGA
- a CDS encoding sulfoxide reductase heme-binding subunit YedZ encodes MSPKLVVRLLKVAIWLGALAPAAWLVLGYPFDWLGPNPIEKITHVTGKTALSLLLITLLITPLRKITGWNRIVLVRRPLGLFAFFYVCLHFSTWAGLDMTLMLEWMIEDIADRPYITVGFAAFLVLIPLAVTSTRGWIRRLGKRWNLLHKGVYLAAILGIVHFWWLVKADLREPVLFGLGLTALLGYRVVVALRKRGARAGR; translated from the coding sequence GTGTCTCCCAAGCTCGTCGTCCGGCTTCTCAAGGTCGCGATCTGGCTGGGCGCCCTCGCGCCCGCCGCCTGGCTCGTCCTCGGGTACCCCTTCGACTGGCTGGGTCCGAATCCGATCGAGAAGATCACCCACGTCACGGGGAAGACGGCGCTCTCGCTGTTGCTGATCACTCTCCTGATCACGCCGCTGCGCAAGATCACCGGCTGGAATCGCATAGTGCTCGTCAGGCGTCCGCTCGGACTCTTCGCCTTCTTCTACGTCTGCCTCCATTTCTCCACCTGGGCGGGTCTCGACATGACTCTCATGCTGGAGTGGATGATCGAGGATATCGCGGACCGACCGTACATCACCGTGGGATTTGCGGCCTTCCTCGTCCTGATCCCGCTGGCGGTCACGTCGACGCGGGGCTGGATACGAAGGCTGGGAAAGCGGTGGAACCTGCTCCACAAGGGCGTCTATCTCGCGGCGATTCTCGGGATCGTCCACTTCTGGTGGCTCGTCAAGGCCGACCTGCGCGAACCCGTTCTCTTCGGGCTCGGGCTGACCGCTCTGCTCGGCTACCGGGTCGTGGTCGCGCTGCGCAAGCGGGGAGCCCGAGCGGGGCGTTGA
- the msrP gene encoding protein-methionine-sulfoxide reductase catalytic subunit MsrP, producing MIIKTSATSDVPSSEITPERVYRNRRAFIREAALGAAAVGLAPGLAAGTRSGTVTGNADAREQEIPARFADMRSELDEELNPWEDVTEYNNFYEFGTSKEDPARNSGSFRPKPWTVRVGGLCNNPGEFQLEDFLAPHTIEDRVYRMRCVEAWSIVVPWRGFPMRDLVRAADPMGSAAYVEMRTVVRPSEMPGQRTRVLDWPYVEGLRLDEAMNPLTLLTTGVYGLDLPNQNGAPLRLIAPWKYGFKGVKSIVSIDFVEEMPRNTWQVQNSREYGFFANVNPNVDHPRWSQKRERRLGEFRRRPTLMFNGYEEQVASMYAGMDLTRWI from the coding sequence ATGATAATCAAGACGAGCGCCACCTCCGATGTTCCTTCGTCCGAGATAACCCCGGAGCGCGTATATCGGAACAGGCGAGCCTTCATCCGCGAAGCGGCCCTGGGAGCCGCCGCGGTGGGGCTCGCGCCCGGACTCGCCGCAGGTACGCGGAGCGGGACCGTTACCGGAAACGCCGATGCCCGGGAGCAGGAGATTCCGGCCCGCTTCGCCGACATGCGCTCGGAGCTGGACGAGGAACTCAACCCCTGGGAAGACGTCACCGAGTACAACAACTTCTACGAATTCGGCACCTCCAAGGAAGATCCGGCGAGGAACTCGGGCTCGTTTCGCCCCAAGCCGTGGACGGTGCGGGTCGGTGGTCTCTGCAACAATCCCGGCGAGTTTCAGCTCGAAGATTTCCTCGCGCCCCACACGATCGAGGATCGGGTCTACCGGATGCGCTGCGTCGAGGCGTGGTCGATAGTCGTGCCCTGGCGAGGCTTCCCGATGAGGGATCTCGTGCGCGCGGCCGACCCCATGGGCTCCGCGGCCTATGTGGAGATGCGCACCGTCGTCCGACCCTCCGAGATGCCCGGCCAGCGCACCCGCGTGCTGGACTGGCCCTATGTCGAAGGGCTCCGGCTCGACGAGGCCATGAATCCGCTGACGCTCCTGACGACCGGCGTCTACGGCCTCGACCTCCCGAACCAGAACGGCGCGCCCTTGCGGCTGATAGCGCCGTGGAAGTACGGCTTCAAGGGGGTCAAGTCCATAGTCTCCATCGATTTCGTGGAGGAGATGCCGCGCAACACCTGGCAGGTTCAGAACTCGCGCGAATACGGTTTCTTCGCCAACGTCAACCCGAACGTCGATCACCCTCGCTGGAGCCAGAAGCGAGAGCGTCGACTCGGAGAGTTCCGTCGTCGCCCGACCCTCATGTTCAACGGCTACGAGGAACAGGTGGCGTCGATGTACGCGGGGATGGATCTGACGCGCTGGATTTAG
- a CDS encoding type 1 glutamine amidotransferase, whose amino-acid sequence MLDHEVECFVNALGIHETGLTCWDLIAGPPPAGELARADAVLIGGSGDFSVVRGGTWLEPALDTMRGLHDRSVPTFASCWGFQALAKALGGDVVTDHSRAEIGAVELTLTEAGRRDPLFGAIGDSFPVLIGHEDIVESLPPGAVLLGSTATVVNQAFRFPGRPIYATQFHPELDRAGIVKRISQYAETYLPLTRTATIEEFRDSLPDVRGAASLLRRFREKLL is encoded by the coding sequence ATGCTCGACCACGAGGTCGAGTGCTTCGTCAACGCGCTCGGCATCCACGAGACCGGTCTCACGTGCTGGGACCTGATCGCCGGCCCGCCGCCCGCCGGCGAACTCGCCCGAGCGGATGCGGTGCTGATCGGCGGAAGCGGCGACTTCTCGGTGGTGCGCGGAGGGACGTGGCTCGAACCCGCGCTCGACACCATGCGCGGCCTTCACGATCGTTCGGTGCCGACCTTCGCTTCCTGCTGGGGGTTCCAAGCCCTGGCCAAGGCGCTCGGCGGCGATGTGGTCACCGATCATTCGCGGGCCGAGATCGGGGCCGTCGAACTGACCCTGACCGAAGCCGGTCGCCGCGATCCGCTCTTCGGCGCGATCGGGGATAGCTTTCCCGTGCTCATCGGCCACGAGGACATCGTCGAATCCCTGCCGCCGGGCGCCGTCCTTCTGGGCTCCACGGCCACCGTGGTGAATCAGGCCTTCCGTTTCCCGGGCCGACCCATTTACGCGACGCAGTTCCATCCGGAACTCGACCGAGCGGGGATCGTCAAGCGCATCTCTCAGTACGCGGAGACCTACCTGCCGCTGACCAGGACGGCCACCATCGAGGAGTTCAGGGACAGCCTGCCGGACGTGCGCGGAGCCGCCAGCCTGCTCAGACGATTCAGGGAGAAGCTGCTCTAG
- a CDS encoding MCE family protein codes for MTNTNATGRRTDHDPQVSDHLPPPRKASLAVVGIFVILGTVATLTVLFTMTEPATFRGRHTLYTLIEDAGGVRRGDPVLMRGVNVGRVHSFNLREDGLVHVNLEVERRWPIPVGSQVELGSPELFGGRTILVLPGPGPGTHEDGDLLPVVEGGDGGILGSVEDMADNATDFLDRMNAMLDTGTVASVQSGVREFETFLTATGESFETTSSVIAAMAASVQAAADSAAAIGSAVTPGIESVLAQADTAIATLDEAVASIDGTLSVLRSILEKIDSGEGTLGMLVNDPELYDNANATLVSVTELLADFRENPKKYIDVSIF; via the coding sequence ATGACCAATACGAACGCCACAGGACGAAGAACCGATCACGACCCGCAGGTAAGCGATCATCTTCCACCTCCCAGAAAGGCCAGCCTGGCCGTCGTGGGCATCTTCGTCATCCTCGGAACCGTCGCCACTCTGACGGTCCTGTTCACCATGACCGAACCCGCCACCTTCCGCGGGCGCCACACCCTCTACACCCTGATCGAAGACGCCGGGGGCGTCAGGCGCGGGGATCCGGTGCTGATGCGGGGAGTGAATGTCGGGAGAGTGCATTCGTTCAACCTCCGCGAGGACGGACTGGTGCACGTCAACCTGGAGGTCGAGCGTCGCTGGCCGATTCCGGTGGGGTCACAGGTCGAGCTCGGGAGCCCCGAACTCTTCGGTGGCCGCACCATCCTCGTACTGCCCGGCCCCGGTCCGGGAACCCATGAGGATGGAGACCTGCTGCCCGTAGTGGAAGGGGGCGACGGAGGCATCCTGGGTTCGGTCGAGGACATGGCCGACAACGCGACCGATTTCTTGGATCGCATGAACGCCATGCTCGACACCGGGACGGTGGCCTCGGTCCAGTCGGGCGTTCGCGAATTCGAGACCTTCCTGACCGCGACCGGCGAGTCTTTCGAGACCACGAGCTCCGTGATTGCCGCGATGGCGGCCTCGGTTCAGGCCGCCGCCGATTCGGCCGCCGCCATCGGCAGCGCGGTAACGCCGGGGATCGAGAGCGTCCTGGCCCAGGCGGACACGGCCATCGCCACTCTCGACGAGGCCGTCGCTTCCATCGACGGTACGTTGTCGGTGCTCCGCTCGATCCTCGAAAAGATCGACTCGGGGGAGGGGACCCTAGGGATGCTGGTAAACGACCCCGAGCTCTACGACAACGCCAACGCAACCCTGGTATCCGTCACCGAGCTGCTGGCGGACTTCAGGGAGAATCCGAAGAAGTACATCGACGTCTCGATCTTCTGA
- a CDS encoding exo-alpha-sialidase has translation MKEPERKPHSRKRRGRAVLAGCLVLATPACESGWPVELRVTVLASPAGAGSVAPFLSPGRDGVWMSWLEADGNDHRLLLAQRIPEGAPADGATADGTWSPVREAGRSDNYFVNWADFPVVVEDARGRLWTHWLERGAAGGYDYGVRLVSSEDGGATWSQPISLHDDGSPVEHGFVSSIGIGDGASSDAGSGAAFVWLDGRKMAPDADAESEREMTIRYREVAFLDGQLSAGPEVLLDGRTCECCQTDMAATSDGPAVVYRDRSPDEIRDIRIVRRVDDRWSEPMPVHRDGWHFEGCPVNGPALAVSGERLAVLWFTGADGRPQVKAAVSTDSGASFSAPLALDRGDPIGRVELVGMGDGSFLAFWLERTDGGGADLVALPIDGDGRAGSSATVGKTAAGRAAGFPRAALEAPGRVLVAWTETEPSNSVRIARVEAKSLR, from the coding sequence ATGAAAGAGCCGGAGAGGAAGCCCCATTCACGCAAGCGGCGGGGAAGGGCCGTTCTCGCCGGCTGCCTCGTTCTGGCGACACCGGCCTGCGAATCCGGCTGGCCCGTAGAGCTACGGGTTACGGTTCTGGCGTCGCCGGCGGGAGCCGGAAGCGTGGCTCCTTTCCTGTCGCCGGGTCGGGACGGGGTCTGGATGAGCTGGCTCGAAGCCGACGGAAACGACCACCGCCTCCTGCTCGCGCAGCGGATCCCCGAGGGTGCCCCGGCCGATGGAGCGACGGCCGACGGCACCTGGAGTCCGGTACGCGAAGCGGGTCGCTCCGACAACTACTTCGTCAACTGGGCCGACTTCCCGGTGGTCGTGGAGGATGCGCGCGGCAGGCTTTGGACGCACTGGTTGGAGAGAGGCGCGGCCGGCGGATACGACTACGGTGTCCGCCTGGTGAGCTCGGAGGACGGTGGGGCGACTTGGTCCCAGCCGATCTCCCTCCATGACGACGGCTCGCCCGTGGAGCACGGGTTCGTGAGCTCCATCGGGATAGGAGACGGTGCGTCGAGCGACGCCGGGTCCGGAGCCGCCTTCGTATGGCTCGACGGTCGCAAAATGGCTCCGGACGCCGATGCCGAGTCGGAACGCGAGATGACCATCCGCTACCGGGAGGTCGCTTTCCTCGACGGACAGCTCTCGGCGGGACCGGAAGTCCTTCTCGACGGGAGGACCTGCGAGTGCTGTCAGACCGACATGGCCGCCACGTCCGACGGTCCGGCGGTGGTCTACCGCGACCGCAGCCCGGACGAGATCCGAGACATACGCATAGTAAGGAGGGTTGACGATCGCTGGAGCGAGCCGATGCCGGTGCACCGGGACGGCTGGCATTTCGAGGGCTGTCCGGTCAACGGCCCCGCACTCGCGGTCAGCGGAGAGCGGCTGGCGGTGCTCTGGTTCACCGGTGCGGACGGCAGGCCGCAGGTCAAGGCGGCCGTCTCGACCGATTCCGGCGCTAGTTTCAGTGCGCCGCTCGCCCTCGACCGCGGAGACCCGATCGGTCGGGTCGAGCTGGTGGGCATGGGCGACGGTTCGTTCCTGGCGTTCTGGTTGGAACGAACGGACGGCGGCGGCGCGGACCTCGTCGCCCTTCCGATTGACGGGGACGGCCGCGCCGGCTCCTCCGCCACCGTCGGCAAGACAGCCGCAGGCAGGGCCGCCGGATTCCCGCGCGCGGCTCTCGAAGCGCCCGGGCGCGTGCTCGTCGCCTGGACGGAGACGGAGCCGTCGAACTCGGTGCGCATCGCCAGGGTAGAGGCAAAATCACTCCGCTGA
- a CDS encoding PD40 domain-containing protein codes for MLVSRRNRGVGRGAAVALGFLTLAAFAPSAAAQEYFGRNKVQFDNFEFEILPTDHFDVYFYGEEREAVRDASRMAERWYERFARAFQHEFEAKKPLIFYADHPDFQQTNTLSGFIGEGTGGVTESLKNRVIMPLAGSYWDTDHVLGHEIVHAFQYNIAQSRRGTTGMRGLSALPLWLVEGMAEYLSVGRDDPLTAMWIRDAIRRDDLPTIEQMTKESRFFPYRFGQGLWAYIGGTYGDDAVIQVFRRALSIGFHNALPQVLGIDAEDLSEQWKQRVALEYMPLMAGREAPGDHGRVLLAPSTGSGTTNISPSISPDGRYVAFLSEKDLFSVDLYLADVETGRIMHKLSSAASNPHVDALRYIDSSGSWSPDSRLFAFVVTAAGRNELSIVRASDGRPEGNYAFDDLGAIANPAWSPDGSRIAFTGTKGGITDLYVYHLEEDRLVQLTDDKFADLQPAWSPDGSRIAFASDRGSETNFDRLTFSSFQLNEIDVSTGRVSHLPIFGNVKHINPVYAADGASLFFISDQDGFSDIYRIHLSSGELQRVTNTMTGVSGHTYLAPAMSVSATDQIAYTLFNELEFHVYTAPVTGQEPVVTVVERPQDQLGRRLVPSEPDRFSRVATYLTDAETGLIPAATFEAEPEAYHSGLSLDYVGQPTLGVGTDNFGNYVGGGASAYFSDMLGNRVLGVAAQAQGSFKDIGGQVFYSDLSRRWNWAALVGHQPILYPFWSYGQEQNGEYYTALQKYRIYVSQAVGQMSYPFSSSQRLEFSAGPVRYDYNIEVDKYYQNAFGQVYDFRRIELDAPDPLTMIRASGAFVGDDAFFGFVSPIRGGRYRLQYEQTTGQVNFSTVIGDWRRYFAPDRNLTVGVRLLHYGRYGLTADEQAEDQFGLLRPLFLGYETFTRGYSYGSFSGSECFADQPGVGDTGACPVFDRLWGQQIAVGSLELRVPLVGVEQYGIINFPFVPTELVLFADAGAAWNQGSTCTVDDCDDLVLAWDRTGNRRVPVLSTGVSARMNVLGFMILETYFAYPWQRPEKGWHWGFQMAPGW; via the coding sequence ATGCTGGTATCTCGCAGGAACCGCGGAGTCGGACGCGGAGCGGCTGTCGCCCTCGGATTTCTCACCCTGGCGGCGTTCGCACCGAGCGCAGCGGCGCAGGAGTACTTCGGCCGGAACAAGGTCCAGTTCGACAATTTCGAATTCGAGATCCTGCCGACCGACCACTTCGACGTCTACTTCTACGGCGAGGAGCGGGAGGCGGTTCGGGACGCGTCGCGCATGGCCGAGCGCTGGTACGAGAGGTTCGCCCGGGCCTTCCAGCACGAGTTCGAGGCGAAGAAGCCCCTCATCTTCTATGCCGACCATCCGGATTTCCAGCAGACCAACACGCTGAGCGGATTCATCGGCGAGGGCACGGGCGGCGTGACCGAGTCGCTGAAGAATCGGGTCATCATGCCGCTCGCCGGATCCTACTGGGACACCGATCACGTGCTCGGCCACGAGATCGTGCACGCCTTCCAGTACAACATCGCCCAGTCTCGACGCGGGACCACGGGCATGCGCGGTCTCTCGGCCCTCCCGCTGTGGCTGGTCGAAGGCATGGCCGAGTACCTGTCGGTCGGCAGGGACGACCCGCTCACCGCCATGTGGATCCGGGACGCCATCCGTCGAGACGACCTCCCCACCATCGAGCAGATGACCAAGGAATCGCGCTTCTTCCCCTACCGATTCGGACAAGGGCTCTGGGCCTATATCGGCGGAACGTACGGGGACGACGCGGTGATCCAGGTTTTCAGACGCGCCCTCTCGATAGGTTTCCACAACGCCCTTCCCCAGGTCCTGGGTATCGATGCCGAAGATCTCTCCGAGCAGTGGAAGCAGCGGGTGGCTCTCGAATACATGCCGCTCATGGCCGGCAGGGAAGCGCCGGGAGACCACGGACGCGTCCTTCTGGCTCCCAGCACCGGATCGGGAACCACCAACATCTCCCCCTCCATCTCTCCCGACGGCCGCTACGTCGCTTTCCTTTCCGAGAAGGACCTCTTTTCGGTGGACCTCTACCTCGCCGACGTCGAGACCGGCAGGATCATGCACAAGCTGTCGAGCGCGGCATCGAATCCGCACGTTGACGCGCTTCGCTACATCGACTCGTCCGGGAGCTGGTCGCCCGACTCCAGGCTCTTCGCCTTCGTGGTCACCGCCGCCGGAAGGAACGAACTTTCGATCGTGCGCGCCTCGGACGGTCGCCCTGAAGGGAACTACGCCTTCGACGACCTGGGAGCCATCGCCAACCCCGCGTGGTCGCCGGACGGTTCGCGCATCGCCTTCACGGGAACGAAGGGCGGCATCACCGACCTCTACGTCTACCATCTCGAAGAAGACCGTCTGGTACAACTGACCGACGACAAGTTCGCGGACCTCCAGCCCGCGTGGTCGCCGGACGGTTCGCGCATCGCCTTCGCCAGCGACCGCGGTTCGGAGACCAATTTCGACCGGCTCACCTTCAGTTCGTTCCAATTGAACGAGATCGACGTGAGCACGGGGCGGGTCTCGCATCTTCCCATATTCGGCAACGTAAAGCACATCAACCCGGTGTACGCGGCCGACGGCGCCAGCCTCTTCTTCATATCCGACCAGGACGGTTTCAGCGACATCTACCGCATTCACCTGAGCTCGGGAGAGCTCCAGCGGGTCACCAACACCATGACGGGCGTGAGCGGTCACACCTATCTGGCCCCGGCGATGAGCGTGTCGGCCACCGACCAGATCGCCTACACACTCTTCAACGAGCTCGAATTCCACGTCTACACCGCCCCTGTCACGGGACAGGAGCCGGTCGTGACCGTCGTGGAGCGTCCGCAGGATCAGTTGGGCCGGCGGCTGGTGCCGAGCGAGCCCGACCGCTTCAGCCGGGTCGCCACCTACCTCACCGACGCCGAGACCGGCCTGATTCCCGCCGCGACCTTCGAGGCCGAACCGGAGGCCTACCACTCCGGTCTCTCTCTCGACTACGTGGGCCAGCCGACCTTGGGAGTCGGTACCGACAACTTCGGCAACTACGTCGGCGGCGGCGCGTCGGCGTACTTCAGCGACATGCTCGGCAATCGCGTGCTGGGTGTGGCGGCTCAGGCCCAGGGAAGCTTCAAGGACATCGGCGGACAGGTCTTCTATTCCGACCTCTCCCGACGATGGAACTGGGCGGCCCTGGTCGGCCACCAGCCCATCCTCTATCCCTTCTGGTCTTACGGACAGGAGCAGAACGGCGAGTACTACACCGCCCTCCAGAAATACCGCATCTACGTCTCTCAGGCAGTGGGCCAGATGTCCTACCCCTTCTCGTCTTCGCAGCGGCTGGAGTTTTCGGCCGGACCGGTGCGCTACGACTACAACATCGAAGTCGACAAGTACTACCAGAACGCCTTCGGGCAGGTATACGACTTCAGGCGGATCGAGCTCGACGCTCCCGATCCTCTCACCATGATCAGAGCCTCGGGGGCGTTCGTGGGAGACGACGCCTTCTTCGGCTTCGTCTCACCCATTCGGGGCGGTCGCTACCGGCTTCAGTACGAACAGACGACGGGACAGGTCAACTTCTCGACGGTCATCGGCGACTGGAGACGCTACTTCGCGCCTGACCGCAACCTCACGGTGGGCGTCCGGCTGCTTCACTACGGTCGCTACGGCCTCACTGCGGACGAACAGGCCGAGGACCAGTTCGGTCTGCTCAGACCTCTCTTCCTCGGCTACGAGACCTTCACCAGAGGCTACTCCTACGGGAGCTTCTCCGGCAGCGAATGCTTCGCCGACCAGCCGGGGGTCGGAGATACGGGTGCGTGTCCCGTGTTCGACCGGCTTTGGGGTCAGCAGATCGCGGTGGGCAGCCTCGAGCTGCGTGTGCCGCTCGTCGGAGTGGAGCAGTACGGCATCATCAACTTCCCGTTCGTTCCCACTGAGCTCGTGCTCTTCGCCGACGCGGGAGCCGCGTGGAACCAGGGCTCGACCTGCACCGTCGACGACTGCGACGACCTGGTGCTCGCCTGGGACAGAACGGGGAACCGGCGCGTGCCGGTGCTCTCGACCGGCGTCTCGGCGCGCATGAACGTCCTCGGCTTCATGATCCTGGAGACCTACTTCGCGTATCCGTGGCAGCGGCCCGAGAAGGGCTGGCACTGGGGATTCCAGATGGCCCCGGGTTGGTAG
- a CDS encoding TlpA family protein disulfide reductase, giving the protein MNRNRSRACLTTVAVGALALAGGCVPEDRTFAIDRPAPDYAAANLAGDTLALSDLEGEVVLLNLWATWCAPCRHETPFLQSIYERYRERGFRVVGVSQETSDAADQIAQFTDEYGVTYTILHDTQLRGDRIYHAPGLPATFLIDREGVLRWLRYGPVDETTDGFIDAIEEALGDA; this is encoded by the coding sequence ATGAACAGAAACAGGTCACGAGCGTGTCTTACGACCGTCGCGGTCGGAGCGCTCGCGCTCGCAGGCGGGTGCGTACCCGAGGACCGGACCTTCGCGATCGACCGGCCGGCGCCGGATTACGCCGCCGCGAACCTCGCCGGCGACACCCTGGCTCTCTCCGACCTCGAAGGCGAGGTGGTTCTCCTGAACCTGTGGGCGACCTGGTGCGCTCCCTGTCGTCACGAGACGCCTTTCCTGCAGAGCATCTACGAGCGCTATCGGGAAAGAGGTTTTCGCGTGGTCGGCGTCTCCCAGGAGACGAGCGACGCCGCCGATCAGATCGCTCAGTTCACCGATGAGTACGGGGTGACCTACACGATCCTCCACGACACCCAGCTCCGCGGCGACCGCATCTACCACGCACCCGGTCTGCCGGCAACGTTCCTGATAGATCGCGAGGGCGTGCTTCGCTGGCTCCGTTACGGACCGGTGGACGAGACGACCGACGGATTCATCGACGCGATAGAGGAGGCCTTGGGCGATGCCTGA
- a CDS encoding 6-bladed beta-propeller: protein MAPCEEACGITLDLEMEYGDDSGPGILDLVGWVKGYRDVSGRTYIVGEPIDNVLVFDPDGQFLRRIGSRGSGPGELKGGSSLVVTGDGEFSVLDRGRGAILNFDHTGRLRSEVRTVGWVPEGTRTFAWDGPRAIHVADLGTTHGIGFPLHLFNVETGELERSFGSMTGERELGGSPGLHPIAVRPDRRIWMVVGFERYEIALWDMNRPHRLLRREASWFPELTRDDRTHGGKPHPFIYALDLNESDSLLWVAASVADEEWREAGLYGSDSDGYYDDIVEVIDLRTPRVIASQRFDHSYHLVEGGLLGRLAVTANGSVRYQIFRARLEAADSER, encoded by the coding sequence GTGGCGCCATGCGAGGAGGCTTGCGGGATCACCCTGGATCTGGAGATGGAGTACGGCGACGATTCCGGACCGGGAATCCTCGACCTGGTCGGTTGGGTCAAGGGGTATCGAGATGTCTCGGGGCGGACATACATCGTCGGCGAGCCGATCGACAACGTGCTGGTGTTCGATCCGGACGGACAATTCCTTCGGCGAATCGGTAGCAGGGGCTCCGGCCCCGGTGAACTCAAGGGCGGTTCGTCGCTCGTGGTCACGGGCGACGGCGAGTTCTCGGTCCTCGACCGCGGACGCGGAGCGATCCTGAACTTTGACCACACCGGACGCCTTCGCAGCGAGGTCAGGACGGTGGGATGGGTTCCAGAGGGAACGCGTACCTTTGCATGGGATGGACCCCGAGCGATACATGTGGCCGATCTGGGCACAACGCACGGGATCGGATTCCCCCTGCATCTTTTCAACGTCGAGACCGGCGAGCTCGAGCGCTCGTTCGGCTCGATGACGGGCGAACGCGAGTTGGGCGGCAGCCCCGGCCTTCATCCCATAGCCGTCCGCCCAGACCGCCGGATCTGGATGGTCGTGGGGTTCGAGAGGTATGAGATCGCCCTCTGGGACATGAATCGACCGCATCGGTTGCTTCGGCGCGAGGCGAGTTGGTTTCCCGAGCTGACTCGGGACGACCGGACGCACGGTGGAAAGCCACATCCCTTCATCTACGCCCTCGATCTGAACGAATCCGATTCGCTTCTTTGGGTTGCGGCAAGCGTCGCCGACGAGGAGTGGAGGGAGGCCGGCCTGTACGGCAGCGACTCCGACGGCTACTACGACGACATAGTCGAAGTCATCGACCTGCGCACGCCCAGAGTCATCGCTAGCCAGCGCTTCGACCATAGCTACCACCTCGTCGAGGGGGGCCTTCTAGGCAGACTCGCGGTCACCGCGAACGGCTCGGTTCGATACCAGATTTTCAGGGCGCGCCTCGAGGCGGCCGACTCGGAGCGGTGA
- a CDS encoding cobalamin-binding protein: MTHRVVSLIASATEIVCALGFEDELVGRSHECDYPPGVERLPSCCSSKVQVQASSREIDDQVRSLVGDGLSVYRVDPDLLNRLAPTVIVTQTQCEVCAASLQDVERAVCELVTSNPVLVSLEPMALGDVWKDIRSVASALGVPARGEALAARLRGRLDDLHTRTRAIRSRPTVACIEWTDPLMMAGNWVPELVEIAGGTDPLGEAGKHSGYVDIERLVKTDPDVIAVMPCGFDIERSSREMAPLVAQPEWRRLSAVREGRVVLTDGNQYFNRPGPRLVESAEILAEFLHPDRFDFGHISRGWTWWETPERSRRRRTG; this comes from the coding sequence ATGACGCACCGCGTCGTCTCGCTCATCGCCAGCGCAACCGAGATCGTGTGCGCTCTCGGCTTCGAGGACGAACTCGTGGGCCGGTCCCACGAATGCGACTACCCGCCCGGCGTCGAGCGCCTCCCCTCCTGCTGCTCGTCCAAGGTGCAGGTGCAGGCAAGCAGCCGGGAGATCGACGACCAGGTCCGGTCGCTCGTCGGCGATGGACTCTCGGTGTACCGCGTCGATCCCGACCTGCTCAACCGTCTCGCACCGACCGTCATCGTCACCCAGACACAGTGCGAGGTATGCGCCGCCAGCCTGCAGGACGTCGAACGCGCCGTGTGCGAACTCGTCACCTCGAACCCGGTCCTCGTCTCGCTGGAGCCGATGGCTCTCGGTGATGTCTGGAAGGATATCCGCTCCGTCGCCTCCGCGCTCGGGGTCCCGGCCCGCGGTGAGGCCCTGGCGGCTCGGCTCCGGGGCCGGCTGGACGACCTTCACACCCGGACGCGAGCCATCCGATCCCGCCCCACCGTCGCCTGCATCGAGTGGACGGACCCGTTGATGATGGCAGGGAACTGGGTGCCCGAACTGGTGGAAATTGCCGGCGGCACGGACCCGCTCGGTGAAGCCGGGAAGCACTCCGGCTACGTCGACATCGAGCGGCTTGTCAAGACCGATCCCGATGTCATCGCGGTCATGCCGTGCGGTTTCGACATCGAGCGCTCCTCGCGGGAGATGGCGCCCCTCGTCGCGCAGCCGGAATGGCGACGGCTCTCCGCCGTGCGTGAGGGGCGCGTGGTCCTCACCGACGGAAACCAGTACTTCAACCGGCCCGGCCCGCGGCTGGTGGAGTCAGCCGAGATCCTGGCCGAATTCCTGCACCCGGACCGCTTCGACTTCGGACATATCAGCCGCGGCTGGACATGGTGGGAAACACCTGAACGGTCGCGGAGACGGCGCACGGGATAG